GATAATATAGAGAACAATATGTCAGAGTGCTTCAACTCTTGGATCATCAATGAAAGGTACTTGCATCCATCAGCTTTTATTGTACTCTtaattttcttgcatttgtaCAGTAATCTCAATAatctcaaaaaatttaaaaggtaCTTGCATCTTCTGGACATGATACAAGAAATTCATTTCAAGTTATTGAGGAGGGTAACAGAAAAGAGGGGAGAAATAAGGGACAGTAATTGGGATATATGTcctaaaatcaagaaaattttaGATGCAAACATTATGCAGTCTAGGAAATGGAGGGCTGTTTGGGATGGAGAGAGTAAATATCAGGTTAAATACAACACAAGGTTTGTGACAGTTGATCTTGATAGTAGAAGTTGTGACTGTAGAAACTTTGACTTGACTGGAATACCATGCAGTCATGCACTGGCTGCTATTTATGATAGAAGGGGACAACCTGTAGACTATTTATCAGATTATTACAAGAGGGATAAGTATGCAGCTGCCTATGCATTTCCTTTAACAGCATTAAAAGGTGTTGATTACTGGGATTTCCATGATGATGAGGTGTTACTCCCCCCTGAACTCCCAAAAAAACTGAGAGGCAGGCCTAAGAGATTAAGGAGGAGGGAGGAGTGGGAGGGAGGAACTCAAGGGAAAGCAAAGGTGACAGAGGAACAAGTGCAAAGATGGAGCAGCAAAAGGGTGCATCACTGCAGCAAGTGTAAAAAGCCAGGTCATAGAAAGCCTAAATGTCCAGAGCTGGTGGCTGTTGGTGAACAAGAACAAGGTGACACTACTGCAACTGAAGGTGGCCAACAACAAGAGTCTAGGACTGAATTTGCTGGACATGAACAAGATGTTGGGATTGGTGAAGAACAAGATTTTGGAATGGGTGAAGATATTGGTGGACATGAAGAAACTGCTAGGACTGCAACAAAATTGATGGATCAAGCTGATGAATCTGCAAGTATGAGTAAGGTTCAGAGGAAAACTCTTGGTATTAAAAGGCCAAAGCTAGCTATTAGAAGGCCAAAGTGTAGCAACATCCCCACACAAGCTTCACAGACATCTCCAGCTGCTAATGAAGGTGAGTCTGCTAATCAAGGTGGTCATTTGATGCATAGAGTGCTTGGTCCATTGGGTGAGACTGCAGTTTACAAGCCTTTAAATGGTTGGGCTTTCACAGCTCCACCATATAATCAAGTGGCACCTTGGGCTGCAAGAAGGCCAGCTCCCTCAGCTCCAAGAAAACAGACTTCTTCAGCTCACTCAGCCCCAAGTCCACCTAGAAGAAGTAACAGACTGAGAAACGCCAACTTCAAAACCATCCCAAACACTGAAGATGATCCAGTCATTGTAGAATGAAATTAATTCTCTTGTCTACTGAAACTTTTAATTTGCTCTGTCCACTCTGTAATGCTTATCTAACATTGGCCAATCTTTTTGTTTGTCTTTTGTGGCTACTGAATCTTTTGTGAATCTTTTGGTGAATGAAATATGTGATCTTTTGGACTATACTTTTTACGTAGCTTAGTATGTCTGAAATTGTAATGTTATTTCTCATTCATAACAATGAAAAATTACAAGTTCATGCCTTCTTTATAATTTGAGGACCATGACAGCAAACATCACCACAATAACAATACAGAAATACATAAATTGTTCTGGCTTTTGCTTCTTCAACTGCTTGTTCTTCATACTTTTTCTAGCCAATTTATCTTCAAGTTGCTTCAATTTTTCCTCCAGACCATCATCTGCCAAACCCATTGTTTCATTATCCAGCCACATGAAGAAATTGCATGGTTTCTCATTCTACAAAAAAAATTCCCAGAACAaacttcaaattaaaaatttcacttAATTATCATAAACTGCTACCAGATTACTTAATTACCTTCAATCTGGCACAACACCAGAAACGCCTCCCTGGATTTTTAGAGGTCCGTGATGTTCGAATCGCAGCACTCCTCTTACATTCGCAAAACACATCATATTCAGCCATTGATAAGTGTGGAGAAGCTTACAGTGTTATGAACCCTAGTTTTTTCGATATAAGTATCGTATATATACACCAGCAACTAGCCGTTGGAACAGATGAAGTGCCACGTCCTCTGCCAGCTCAGATTTCCGTCCAATCATTTTATTGCTAATTAACGGAGTGATATTTTATCttaaattaatgttttaaatgatatactttttttttgggTGGTCTAATTGAGATTTCGGAGTGAATTGGGTGGTttaattgatataaaacccaTACTCAAAATCCTCATTGAACGTGAAAAACTGCTTTTTGAATGCATCTGATCGTCCTCCGGTGATTCAAGAACCCCATAAACCAGAACTCGAAATTATCATGTGTCACTATTTCTATATACTTTCTAGATGGTTGCTTCACATTTTCGCTTTCGCTAGCTCTCATTATTTTTCCTAGAGGTATCACAACCTTGTAATGCACTCTGATACACTCCCCATTCGGAGAAAAAACTTTCATTGTCCTTTCGCTGCAGAAGGCAACTTTCTCGGTGGAGACAAAGAGTAAGCCTGCTAATGGACCAGCTGTTGTGGACAGATAACACTGAGAAACCTTCAATAGTTTCTCTCCTTCTCTGGTATTAAAATTCTGTTTGAATATCTTCTTTACTCCGCCTACTTGTATGATTTTCGCTCCCAGACTCAGCTTTCCTTTCACAGTTTCACTTATCTTGGATCCTATTCTCACTGCAAAGCATCGATCGCGCAATAAACAGTTAGTACTCAGAAAGATATGACAGGACTTTAATCAAGCAGAGGGATTTTGTAAGAAAAACAGAGAAAGTTTTTGTAAATGATGAAATAATTACCATGTTCTCGAATGCCTTGTGCAAAATTGTCTACTCTTTCAACAATCTTGCTCATGCTACCTATTGCAGAACCTATTTTACCTGCATTTTCAAGATATAATGTCAGACTTTTGTGAATGTTAACATTCATCAGTCATAGGAAACTAGAGGACAGTAGACTACTTCGTCTAAAACTCGAAGATGCATGATATCGACTAGCAAGAACATCTGTCATAGTATTCTCAGCTGAACAGGCAGATGAGCTGAATGAAAATGGAATAATTTGTCTTCCAAATTCACTCTTCATCTTAGCAGTGGTAAAATATTCTGTCTATGCCTCTGAGGCTGCTTCCTTTTTATATTGATCATAAACGACTAATCAATAAAATTTCAATCTAAGGCTGCCCCAATGAAAACGGGGCCTTGATCCAAAAGGTACAGGTTTGAACCTCACCCGTTCTTGGACACTTAGTGGGAAGATTTCACCAAAAAGGATCGGGTCCCAAACCGTGCATTTCGCTCGGTTAGTCCAATTTACATAACTTTGTTGGCTATGGAGGTAGTCGGTTCCTAGGTAAAAATCCTAAACATACTAAGGTGTCTGTAACACACATTTTCACCAATTTAAGTTATAAACAAAAGTGCCTAATCTTCATTTATAAACACACATGACACATGATCATACATGCATGAATATGTAGATAACGTTAGTTAATGGATCTGAACTTTCAGTTGCATGACAAATGACTCATCCTTGGCACAGCCACATGATTAAAGGCTCCATTTTAAGGATATCTATCCAACTCCAGATGATGGTTGGTGGTGTTTGTCTGCTCTCTTTTATAAAAGTAGTTTGCTGAAATTTCCAAGCCATGCTTTTCCCCACATGATTTTATCCGAATTTTCGGAATTACTAGTCAAtattaagaaaagaaaattactaGCTACCCCAAAAATTGTtcccaatttttttcttaaattctaGTTGTGTTAATAATACTGGAGTCCTGTATGCACATAtaccatccaattaaaatcagtCATAAAATATTGGGAACAAGATTTGTGTACGTAGCATTACCTAAAAAGGAAAACAAATGGATGTGCCGAGCAAAGATAATTAATAATCATCATTCCTTCTCCATCGCATGCACtataaaattaagaataatGGCCTTGTGAAACTGATAAGTGAATCAAGATTACCCTGGCTTGTTCTGCTTCCTCTGCGTGACATGCAGCATTCCTCTGATTCGGATTTGAGATGACAGCGGAAACAAGAACTTTCGTCTAGCAAAGAAACAGAAGAAAATCAAACAAGAGATCTTGTTtagcaaaagaagaaaagaaagtgtTAAAGGACATtttgtttgaaaaatataatttaacaagAGCTTGTGTACTTTCTGTTATTAGCTGATAAAAACACATTTTCAGGAACAAGAAAGGACCGGTGAAACTTGAATCTAGGAGTGTTGTTAATTATAAACGGATTAAAATGCAAACCATGTACCTGAAATTATACTCATTGGGCACTCTGTATACCTAGGATTCAGTAACTAGCAAAGTGCATGATAGACTTCTAGATAAGGGGGAAAAAAACATACTCCAGTTAGTACTGTTGGATTAAAAAGACAGGGTCCTTCTGCCATGTTTATAGCTGTATAATGCAGATTATCAAATTTTTTCTAGTTCTGGTTTTTTTTTCTGACCACATTgtaaataaatgtcaaaatcttATACTGtagtagtttattttattttattttgaaaatatcttaTACTGTAGTATTACTTTCTCACTGTTTACGAGTCGCTCACATATTTAATGTGATAAAAGTCAAACGtctaattaataaaaaagagagtaaacgtgttatatttttaatcgttatttattttttattttactaatCTATTTTTCGGCTGAGTTTTTATATGGACGAGTTAGTTCTATGGAGTTCGCATTTAAATTGGAGCATTGAAGTATCATTCATAATTTTcaagtttaatcataaataatgtttttgattatacaaatttataatttattatttataagtttgtttttttttgaattcaaaaaaaaaagtagtttaTAAGTTTGTTGAACATATAATTACCGATTAATCATTAACATCATCGAACTTTAGCAATCATCGTTATTCTACTTATAATGATTATATTGTCAAACATATACTCCTGTGATTTGTAAAAGTAATTGTTCAACCTTTTTATGACAATTATTGTGTTGTAAAAACTAATGCGCGGATGGATTGttagatgtttacaaatattgcaaaacaaaaataaaattaaaattaaaatcttagattatattttattcaatttgaattccaGTACTCCAATATTTTGTTAACTCCATACAATTTGgacctattattataatatatgatttgtttcATAGACAGAAacgagaaattaaaaaaaaaaatgaatggtCACTCAGCACCAAGCTAATTACTGATTAGTCGTATAAGGTTATTACTGATTAACAGAAACTGattatactaattttttattttttatttgaatgtaattatactaaaatattaattatgcaTAAACATATAAAGATCATGGTCAACAACGACTAACTACATTGTAGCCTATGTGATCCTAAAGAATAGGTTTAAAGAACAGAGATCAAGAACGAGAAGAACGAGGAAAATGAAAGTGCTTGTAATTATTCAGACTATGTAATTCTTTAGACTATGATATTCTGGTATCGCTGTATTAATCTATGTCAATCATTTGAATATGCCGCATACATTAGGCAGCAAGCTGAAAGAAAACTTGAGATCTCCGTCGAACAAATTCTTTGCAGGTTTATGTCAAGCACTCGTCATTGCAGTCCTCATCTTGTTTGCATTCTTCGTGTTCGTCTCTCGTAACACACATTGTCAGCCCGCGGATTGTATAATTCCTACTCGACGATTATCTCACCCGGAGCCAAAGAATTCTTCGCCTAAGATTAAATCTTCTCATTTTTCAGCACAGCCTGAATCTGATCATTCTTCTCGGTCCCCTCCCCCTGTTGTTCCTGTTCCTGCTCGGGCTCGGGCTAGGCCTAATTCTCCGAGTACAACAAATGTGAGTCACCTCGTGTTTGGCATATCCGCAGCAGCTAAGTCCTGGAAGAGTCGACAACAGTACATTGAGTCCTGGTGGAGGCCTAATGTAACGCGAGGGATCGTGTTTTTTGATGATCCTCCCTCGAAAGACCTCCTGCCCTGGCCTTCCTCCTCTCCTCCGTACAGAGTGGCGGAGAATGCTACAAAATTTGAGGTGTACAAAAAACACGTGAAGCCGTATGTGGTCCGGATTGTTAGGACGGTTTTGGAGTTGTTTAGAGAAGTGAAGGATCATTCGGGTGTCAGATGGTACATCCTGGGAGACGATGACACGGTATTCTTTCTGAACAATCTGTTGAAGGTTTTGAGAAAATATGATCATAGGAAATACTTCTATATTGGGGGAACTTCGGAGTGTACAAaatcaaattatgatttttcgtTTGATATGGCCTATGGTGGTGGAGGTTATGCATTGAGCTACCCTTTGGCTGCTGTTCTTGTGAAGAATTTGGATGCTTGTATCAACAGGTATCCGTATCTTTATGCCAGTGATCAGATTCTGCAGTTCTGCATTTCTGAACTCGGAGTTTCAGTCACATTcgagaagggatttcatcagGTACTTAAATTTAGTTTTCTAGTCCGTTTGGATTTTAAGatagagtagtgctaggtgcacaaaATTATGACATGGCAATTGATGCGGGAGGTTTTAATTGGGATTGTTGATGTAAATACAGGggtcattccaattaaaacccaccacatgtcgttatgtacacaattatgtgcaccaagcattttcctttaGCATAATGCTTCGTTTTTGAGTTAACATATGTTGCTAGTAAGGCCGGTCCTGAGATATCTAAAGCCCCAAGCAGAAATTTTTTAACAAGTAGTATTTTGCAGCTTGATCTGGTGGACGACATATCAGGGCTTCTTTCAGCACACCCTCAATCACCACTGGTAACTCTGCATCATCTTGATATTGTCCTCCCAATTTTCCCTCAATTAGCGCGAAATAAATCCCTGGAACACCTCATGGAAGCTGCAAGTTTCGATGAGGCACGTATGCTACAACAAACCATTTGTTATCACAAGGGAATGAAATGGTCATTTTCCATTTCATGGGGCTACTCGGCTCATATATATGAGCTGCTTCTCCCTGTCAGCATTCTTCGTAAACCCCTGGAGACATTCACTCCCTGGAGCCTTAAAAAACGACCGCCTGATTATATGTTCAACATTAGGCCATATGAACCGAAACAACCTTGTGATGCTCCTCATATTTTTTACTTGGATACTATTGAGAAAAGCATGACATCAGATACGATTGTGACAAATTATGTACGACTGGAAAAACGTAAGGCAAAAACGTGTCGATTGACAATGCGGTCTGCTGATTATATCTCAAGAATTGAGGTTGTTTCACCTGCAGCAGAACCTGTAAAGGTCAGCTTGATTAATTACTTATCTTAACCGAATTCCAGCTTATGCTAAAGCTCTTGTGTTCACTAGTCATTTGTTTTGTTACATTACAGAACGAGAACAGAGGTGAATGTTGCGACGTTATTCAAGTTACTAATAGTAGCACTGCTAAAGTCAATATCAGGACTTGCAGGAAAGATGAACTAGTGGCGCCAATGTAGCGAATTTCCATTGTTATCCAGGAGGGGGAAATATACTCAGACACCATCAAGTTACATCGTTTCCTCGAGAGGGCATGGACTTGTTGCCAGCAAATTGGCAGATCTTACGAAGCATGGCACATCAATTCAACGCGTATATTGATTTACTGGTTTGGATTCAGTATATAGTTCATTCTTGATCATCACTCAGAATGTAGACTCCTCAGAATGTAGactacttataaaaaattatgcgaaaaatgaaaatattcattaattgattaATGACAGAATTCAAAACAAGTTTTGCAATTTCAAAACCCAAAATCAAAAGTATACTTTTCAAAAGAGAACTCCATGTCCTTTAACTGTATTGAAAATTTTGTGGAAATTTGACTGTGCGTCAACGACCTTGTCCCTCTGCAACTGATATGGTCCAGATAACTCTGCAACCAAgtcaataaaatcaaaaatgactGCATATTGTTAGAATACGATATATGATAAACCCGTTTTCTAACACATGTGTATGGGAGATAGGTCCAATGTTTTTCCTATGCTAAATTAGAGAAAAATCAAACATGTAatcttaggttgtgttcacttggatggaatgaaatggagggagaacggaatgaattttgtactctaaaatggtgttgatTAGAGAATTCTTTTATGATAAAAGAATACGATATATGATAAACCCGTTTTCTAACACATGTGTATAGGAGATAGGTCCAATGTTTTTCCTATGCTAAATTAGAGAAAAATCAAACATGTAatcttaggttgtgttcacttggatggaatgaaatTGAGGGAGAacggaatgaattttgtactctaaaatggtgttgatTAGGGAATTCTTTTATGATTTTCATTCTTTCAGTCATTCCATTCCTactattttcaataaaatccacATGTATCGGAAAGGAATGCTCATTCTCTTTCTACATCATGTTTCCTTGCAATCTTTATCACAAGAAATTTAAACCCATTCATATTAAGTTattattatctcatactttcttctttctccataaaacttCTACATAagttttcattccattctcccctcattccattccatccaagtgaacacggCCTTAGTATTCGTCGTTAGACTTTAACCTCGTGTAAAAATGTTGAATGTTCAGTACATCAAATGTGACCAGTCCACACTTTTTTTTCCTCCATATATATGCAGAATTTACCTGTTATAGTGGCCAAGTAATACCAAAGAAAATGTTAGAACAATATACCCTTcatctatattttatttcattgttTTCTGTCACGGTTTTTCTCTACAAATGGTTAAGAATTAGAAATATAGTCCCAGAAAATCTGCCCCCTTCCCCGCCAAAATTACCAATAATTGGAAATCTTTATCAACTTGGTCGAGACCCGCACATTTCACTTAGATTCTTGGCTCAAAAGTATGGTCCCTTGATGCTACTTAAGTTCGGAAGTGTGCCCGTTCTTGTTGTTTCCACAGCTGATGCAGCTCGAGAGATAATGAAAACCCATGATCTGGTTTTTTCGGACAGGCCTGATTCAAGTATCTCCAATCGAATTTTCTATAACGGTAGGGACGTGGCGCTTGCTCGTTATAGTGAATATTGGAGACAGGTGAAGAGTACTTGTGTCATTCAGCTTCTGAGTAAAAGAAGGGTTAATTCGTTTAGTAATGTCAGAGAAGAAGAAGTTGCACTTTTGATCCATAATATTGAGTCTTCTCATTCGAAAATAGTGAACTTAAGCGAGATGTTCTCTGAACTAACTAGTGGTGTAGTGTGCAGGGTTGCACTAGGAAGGAAATATGAAAGTGATAAAGGGAATTCATATAAGAAATTGCTCGGGGAAATGACTGAGCTTTTGGGTTATTTCCGCAGCATAGGGAAATATATTCCATTGCTTTATTGGGTTGATTGGCTAGAAGGATTAAAGGGAAAGGTGGACAAAATAGCTAATGAGATTGATGCTTTTCTCGAAGCTGTTGTCAGAGATCATCAAAGTGATCTTGCATCAGATGATAGTTATGCCAACAAGGACTTTGTTTCCATTCTGCTCGAAATTCAGAAAGAGAACATAGATTCTGACTTTCAGATTAACAAAGATTGCATCAAAGCTG
This genomic window from Daucus carota subsp. sativus chromosome 7, DH1 v3.0, whole genome shotgun sequence contains:
- the LOC108195379 gene encoding GEM-like protein 4, with translation MKSEFGRQIIPFSFSSSACSAENTMTDVLASRYHASSSFRRSKIGSAIGSMSKIVERVDNFAQGIREHVRIGSKISETVKGKLSLGAKIIQVGGVKKIFKQNFNTREGEKLLKVSQCYLSTTAGPLAGLLFVSTEKVAFCSERTMKVFSPNGECIRVHYKVVIPLGKIMRASESENVKQPSRKYIEIVTHDNFEFWFMGFLNHRRTIRCIQKAVFHVQ
- the LOC108195573 gene encoding uncharacterized protein LOC108195573, producing MPHTLGSKLKENLRSPSNKFFAGLCQALVIAVLILFAFFVFVSRNTHCQPADCIIPTRRLSHPEPKNSSPKIKSSHFSAQPESDHSSRSPPPVVPVPARARARPNSPSTTNVSHLVFGISAAAKSWKSRQQYIESWWRPNVTRGIVFFDDPPSKDLLPWPSSSPPYRVAENATKFEVYKKHVKPYVVRIVRTVLELFREVKDHSGVRWYILGDDDTVFFLNNLLKVLRKYDHRKYFYIGGTSECTKSNYDFSFDMAYGGGGYALSYPLAAVLVKNLDACINRYPYLYASDQILQFCISELGVSVTFEKGFHQLDLVDDISGLLSAHPQSPLVTLHHLDIVLPIFPQLARNKSLEHLMEAASFDEARMLQQTICYHKGMKWSFSISWGYSAHIYELLLPVSILRKPLETFTPWSLKKRPPDYMFNIRPYEPKQPCDAPHIFYLDTIEKSMTSDTIVTNYVRLEKRKAKTCRLTMRSADYISRIEVVSPAAEPVKNENRGECCDVIQVTNSSTAKVNIRTCRKDELVAPM
- the LOC108195408 gene encoding psoralen synthase, whose amino-acid sequence is MFSTSNVTSPHFFFLHIYAEFTCYSGQVIPKKMLEQYTLHLYFISLFSVTVFLYKWLRIRNIVPENLPPSPPKLPIIGNLYQLGRDPHISLRFLAQKYGPLMLLKFGSVPVLVVSTADAAREIMKTHDLVFSDRPDSSISNRIFYNGRDVALARYSEYWRQVKSTCVIQLLSKRRVNSFSNVREEEVALLIHNIESSHSKIVNLSEMFSELTSGVVCRVALGRKYESDKGNSYKKLLGEMTELLGYFRSIGKYIPLLYWVDWLEGLKGKVDKIANEIDAFLEAVVRDHQSDLASDDSYANKDFVSILLEIQKENIDSDFQINKDCIKAVILDMFFAGTETPSTTLEWTIAALIKNPDTMIKLQNEVREIGKGKPKILESDLIEMHYLKAVIKESMRLYIPAPLLLPRAAREDIKVMGYDIKSGTQVLINAWAIARDPSLWDKPEEFRPERFLSSPLDYKGLNYEYLPFGAGRRSCPGIRFAMALNELAIANVVHKFDFKLPDGERMVDLDMTGVSGITVRKKCPLFVIACAK